TTGCTCCCGCTTATTGTGAAAcggcttctttcttctcttccccttaTACATTCATTAGCCCAGTAATATCGAAatacaagaagaacagaatgCATTTGTAGCCTATTACTAGAATACAGGATTaagcattgaagaagaatgtcCAGGAAGAGATCATATGTCCAAAATAAAGGTCTAGGGATGTTACAATGATGCCCAGGACTACGATAAATCTAATTTACAAGTACTACTAGCTCAACATACagtactattatataatattatagatctgGGTATAGAGGAGGTGGGGAGTAAAAATAGAATTGGACAGGAACCGTATTCCAGTTACTTTACTGTTCCAATGTTATCTCTCATGAGCTTGATACTAAGGCTATCTGTCCAACCATACCCAGTCCGGACTCGTACGGCATACCGGTAATAACGATACGGAGACCGGCAGCCCCACAAAGATCTCCACTAGGCTTAACTCCGACCCAGAGAAGGTCCGTCAGCGAAACGCATAAGACCGTCGACTTACGCTCCATAGTTTCGTCCCGAGCATCCACACCCAACAATGGCGCCCGCAAGCGAGCTCCCCAAGCGCGATTCCGATCAGCTTATACCCATTCGGACACAAAAAAAGGGACCCGATGACTGGAAGGGTCTCACGGACTCAAAGGAACGGCGACGGCGCCAGAACAGGATCAACCAGCGAGCTTACCGTGCGTATACCTGCTAAAATCTCACTCGCCTAAACCTTATAAACCTATACAAGGGCGAAGAAACAGATACTAAACAAAACCACACAGGCCAACGCAAACGAGCCGAAAAGCTCGGTCTACCCATCAATGCCGAAGGAGCCGAGTCCAGCACGgcgtcttcatcttcatcttcatcacaATCCCCACCCACAACAGCCCTAACCACCCGATCAAACTGTCCCACCCCCGACCAAACCGCCGCCCTCCTCGACCTCTTCAGCAAAACTGCCTACCAGAGCTACATCCTCGGCTCCCCAACCTCCGACCACCTCCTCACCCTCGCCAAAGTGAACGTCTTCCGCGCCTTCGCCTCCATCATGTCCACCCTCGGCATGCCCAAACACCACGAATGGATGGACGACGACGCAATCTCCCCCTTCACCCTCCTCCGTCCCGGCTTcaccaccccctccaccatccCCCTCACTCTCCGCCCGACCAAACTCCAACAATCCATCCCCCACCATCCCTGGCTCGACTTCTTCCCGCACCCGCGCATGCGCGACAATCTCATCCGCGCCGGCGACTTCGACGACGAGCAGCTCTGCATGGATATCATGGGGTTCTGGGATATGAGCACCGAGAGTTGCGGGCTGTTAGTGTGGGGGGATCCGCAGGATCTGGGGAATTGGGAGGTGAGCGAGGAGTTTATTCGGAAGTGGCCGTGGGTGGTTGGGGGTTGTGCGGAGTTGTTGGTTTCGACGAATCGGTGGCGCGCGATGAGGGGGGAGAAATTGATTTTTAGATATCTTTAgccttgtttctttatttctttataatgAAATGAATGTACGGTGGTTTTAGTGGgggtggtttggtttggagtACTAGTATGTATGTCTATATGTGGAGTTTGAGGAAGGTTACTGGTATCTTGTAGAGAAGAGATCGGATGATGAGATCATTAAGACCCTTATTCCCGGCGCTAATGCACATTGCTTACGCGCTAGAACCACTTTATTTGCTTGGGGGTTTGGCTCATCCAATCATGGGGACTGTTGTGGGCTTGGCCCGTTCTTTTCAGACTGGTATTGTATCGTATTGAACGGTATATTGTCTTTGTCTGCTTGCGGGGAGGGGATATAGATAATGCCATGGCATGACCCGCATCAACATCTCATTGTAAAATGAAGGACCTTAGTGCTAACATTGGAGGCAGAGTGTGTGAGGATTGCAAGAAGTCCTTCGGATTCATTGCTCGGGAAGACCCTCCACCATCTACTGTCTCTCTAGCCCACACGCACCCATCATGCCTAAATCGCCCAAAAACGCTGAATCTGCTTTTGAGCAGGCCTATAATGCCTATTTTGAACGTGGAAAACCATCCGATTCGCGCGTTAGCCAAGGGATTTGGCCTAACTAGTCAGGCAGACTTATAAGCACCTACTCGCTCGCAGTAAATAGGGTCCAGAGCTGAGCGCAGGGTGTCAGGTGATTCCCCGCATAAATGCCCCACCACCCTGTAGTTTCCTCGTCAGACATTTCAGGGTCATGTTTCTGATCTTTGTCTATCATTACTAATGTTATCACTTCACTCCGAGTCTCAACTCTCTCACAAAGCCTGATTGGCTACCATCTGCAAGCTCTTTCATAAAAAAACATAGTTTCACTCGGTTTTCGGTTGGTATGGCTAGAATGAGTTAGCTCTCTGAAGCGCTTCGATCATGAAATTCTCAAAGACCTACCAGGCGCTTAGGAGGGGCGTCAATCCAAGCAGACATTTGGTACTGCTGGTTATCTGCAGGTGTCCAAGAAAGATCGTACTTGACCGGCTGCATATATTGGGTAAAGGTCATTGGATATCCAGGGCTGTAAGGAGAAGCTTCGTGGATGTCGTCGATTTCCTCCTTTGAAAGCTTGACCTTCAAGGCATCAGGCATAGCCTTGATGTGTTCAACAGTGTTGACTCCGACGATGGGGAACACAAATGTGGACTGGTGGAACAAATATGCCAGGGCCTGATTGGGTTAGCTCTATGCTTGACTAAGAGGAAGGAACAGAAACTCACAATAGCTTGCAGCGTCGTTCCCTTTCGGTCCGCAATCTTTTCCAAGACCTCACTGGTCTTGAGGGCAATATCAGAGACAGACCCCATCGGTGCATCTGGGTCGGCTTCCCTCTCCTTTCGCTGCTGAACTGTAAGCAACGCGCCAGTGCCCAATGACCCATAAGACACAATCGCCATGTCTTGATCCTCGCACATGGGAATAACATCACCCTCCATGTCGCGGAAGGCTGCGTTCCAGTTGCCCTGGTAGACAGAGAAGGGGGTCAGGCCATGTTGTTTTGCGTCTATTCAGGTTAGTGCTATAGTCACTTCtgaggggaaaagaaggaaaagaagacctACAGGCGTTGGCCTTGACAACAATCCAAGCAGGGGTGTTGCTAATTCCGAGGTAGAGAACCTTTCCTTGCATAACAAGGACATGAAGGCCCCTCATAACCTCTTCCACAGGAGTTGCATAGTCCCACCAGTGGACGTACAAAAGGTCGATATAGTCGGTCCTCAGCTTCTTCAGACTATCACGGACCGAAACGTGCATGCTCTTGGCAGAGTTACCGGTAAAGTTTGTCTGCAGGGGCTCTGGGTCCTCGCTAAAGGCACGATAGCCGGCAGTGTACTTGGTGGCAATGACCATCTGATCCCTGACACCGCGCTCCTCCATCCACTGGCCGATGAGTGTTTCCGACATTTGGTTGTTATAGTTGCTGGCGGTGTCGATAAAGTTTCCTCCCATATCGTAGAAGACATCTAGGAGCTTGAAAGGTTCTTCATTCTTGCCAGTGTAGAACCTCCATTCGTTGCCGATGCTTATGCCACCGAGACAAATGGGCGATACCTTGACTCCAGCAGAGGGAGACAGGATGCGATGCAAGCCCAGGAGGGTCTTGGGCTTGGGTGCAGTTGGGAAGCCCATGGTTGAAAGGGGTCAAAGAAGTCTGTGGTATGATGGTTAGGAGAAAGCAAGGAATGAACTGATGAGGGAATGAGAATTGTTTCAAGATTGGGAGTacatatactccgtaggcaGTGTACTCGGAGTAGTTGCACCAAGTGGGTCCTTCGTCAGGGACGTTGTGTACGCTAATGCAAGTTGCTGACTCGCTATGATGATTCGCATGAAAGCCGTCATTGACTCAACTTTGATTTTACGCAGTATATGAGAAAACCCCCAAAGGTGGGTTCATCCAACGGATCTTGGTGCTGAATGAAAATGTGTACTGCTTACCATAAAGTGGATCATAACGGGGAATACGGCGGACTTAAATCTGGCTTACAGTCAACCAAGAAATTTTACCAGCTTTACTAACAGCAACGCACTATTATCCAGCCaattagatctattttttaggTCCCACTGCATTATTTaccaattataatagttCAAATGTCCGGATTATCGACTAGTCCACCTCCGAagatatatactccgtagttataatagtaattattttaaataactatatttttctataaataagGTACTGGCGGGCTACTGGCTGCcctaatatataatatatttatactagAATCGCACAGAGGATTAGGATCcttaagtaatttattctGTTATACCTTATATGAGAACTGCTATATAATTTTGAATAGTCTTTAGCTTCCTAGTAGGCTAGTACTGCAATCCTGAAGCCTATTAGTCTACCGCGCTCTGTAGGCATACCGACGAATAGACCCGGTGCGCCGAAAGGGCGCTTACACACAGCCAAGATCTAAATAACTCTAGGCTCTTCCGGTCCCAAAACGGTGAAAATTTGTTCCGCTGCCTGCGCGGAAGTTGTGTTTGTGTTTTCAAATATGCAGGTCCCAAAAGCTTGAAGCAGATGCGATGCTTGATGGTGTTGCAGATCCCCCGTTACAAATTCCTCAAATGATCAACTTGTATCCGCATTCTTCAGAGCATCGAAAGTCTGCATTACTAAGGCGTGATCGATTCCAGGCTTTGCAACCTTTCGCGCGATATATTGGCCCTCTCGAAGTCGCGCTTGGACTATTTGCTTCCTCGTCTTTGACCTGATCACCGTGTGTAGGCTCTTGGTTATTCCATGAGCTGGATAAGCCACGAGGCCGAGGGCAGCTACCCAAGGGTCAGCAAGCttctttaaaaaagataggaCTAGCCTACCTGATGGTACTTTAGTACCGATACTAAGTGTTCCTTTCAGGAAGCCCTTAGCCATTCCCACCGCACCCTCTTCCTTGGCTCCCTTGTGAGTCTGCGTGAATATATCGGTGAAGCCTTCCCGCATCCCTTGAGTGAAATTCTTGCCACCCGCGATAGCACCGCTTTTCCAGTCGCGGACAGCATAATCTTCCACCTCTTCACCGTATAGACGAGGCACGGCTCGGAGGCCTTCCGTAGCAGCTAGCGGAATGTCGACAATGACTCCCTTGTAAACGTGCTTCATAAACTTGCCGAATCCTGCTGCACCGGCGCCTATCGCCGCTCCTGTGGCATCCCAGTCTACCTTGTTCTTGCCGCTGGCAGTTGTGGTTTGCGAGTCGACTTTCGAGAGAGGATCTTCGGTGTTGGTTGCTGCTGGAGTTGTCGTGTTGGATCGACTCTTCAGCTCTTGGTATGGTTTCAGGAACATATCCGATGTGGCTCTTAGCATATCTGTACCGTAGCCTATCGTTGCTGAGGTTGTGCTTGTGATCGGATCATATCGGCGATTGGTTATGATTATAGGACGGATTTCGTGTCTGTCACGTTAGCTTGGGTGATAAGATGATTGGGACGAGTGGGATCATACGACTGTAAATTCTTGGATTCAATCCGTAAGTGATCTAGTAAAATCTGAGCGGCTAATTTGGAGAGGAAGACAGGCTTTGCAGACTTCTTGTAGATCCATGACGCAGGCTGGTCGGGAATAACCTGGCAGCGCATGCGGTCTAATGGGAGATTTCGATGGAAGGATTCGACAGCTGCTTTGACGCCCGCCTCGTATTGCATTTTATTCGAAATGTCTTTAGCGGCCTCCTTTGCTTGAGGAGTAAGGCAGTATTGGATTGCTTCAGCGAGGTTTTCAGCCGTCAAAGACTTCTGTGGGATTGGCTCGGGACCGGCACCAGACGCCGCGATCATCTTACCCCAGAAGGGCTGATCTCCAAAGAAGGGAACAATGGCGGTGGGCTTTCCGAAGCGTAGGCCGCATGCTGTTGTCCCCGCACCGCCGTGATGTACCACAGCCGACACGTTTTGGAAGAGCCACTCATGAGGGCAGTCGCCGATATACAGGATGTCTTTTGATGAAGAACCCCCGAGCTTACTCCACCCTCGTGAGATAATCGCACGAACTCCGACCGCTCGGACGGCCTCTTCGAGAATCGAAGTGAGCCGCGGGGGATCATCAATGACAATGCTACCGAAGCCAATATACACTGGGGGTGGGCCGTCTCGGAGGAATGCATCTAGCTCAGACGAAGGGGTATATATCGGCAATTcacgaaagaagaagccgcaTACATCTAGACACTTAGTAGGGCACAACAAGGAAGGGTTGGAGGAAATTACCGATGTAAGACGGCCAATCCTTCGGCTTGGGTACCAAGGCTGGCGACCAGCAATATGTGAACGGTACTTTAAGTGTCTGCACAAGGCTCGGCCCTTCCGTGAGTGGAACCCGTTCGAGGTCAATGGTTTCCCTCCAGTCGTTGATCACATCGCCGAGCCTAAATACAGCATATTAGACGAATACCCCCATTCTGCGAACAATTAATCTCACCCTTGCCAGGTCATCCACTCCACAACTCCATATGAAACGGCATTTGCGAAACTCGCGTTATTACCCGAGTATTTCAAATTAGCCAGCGGGTGAGGATACTCCGATGTTGAACTCCAAGGCATCGTGAACATCAAGTGTAGGGGAACACCTAGGGCCTGGGCACAATGGACATGCGCAAAGCTGGGAGGATTTGCGATGATGGCGTCGGTCACGAACGGGGCCCCTGTGCGAGGATCATCCTCAATACAAGACTTCCAGCATCCTTCCAGCATCTCTCGGACCATCACCCGTTTCCGTGAGATTTCCCCTGCCTTCAGACTCTTCATGTTTGGGATTAGACCTGGGTTCTTCACCATAAATGCCATGAGTTCGGCAGGATCGCCGCCTATCGGATAGAACTCCAGACCCGACTTTCGAACGAAGGAATCAAACACATCGTGTGTCGCTAACCGTACTCGATGGCCATGGTTTTGCAATTCATTCCCCAGCGCAATAAAAGGTTGAACATCACCTCGGCTCCCCACGACATGAATGACAATGTTAAGTTTAATATCGCATTCCACTGGCCTTGAGTAGGTAGGCGGTGGGCTTATGATATCGTCTTCACCGAGCCGGGGGATGAACTTGAGAGCGGTTCTTGCCGCGGGAGAGTCGAGATCCACATCGATGCGACCGTCATCTATCTTGTTAGTGGATTGTAGCGATGGAATTGCTAGACAACTGTACCTTGTACCGTGCTGGATCCTGCTTCTGCGATAAGTGTATAAGGTGGAGGAGCATCTACTATTTCGGCGAGGTCATCCGACTTCGACCGCTGGAGAGGTTTGGAAGCCATTGtgcaagaacaagaaggtcGGATGAAGAAAAATCATGATCTGATTGAATATggtgtatatataaaagaatcTATTAGAAGTATTTGAAGTGAGGCCTGGTTGATCGGCGAAGATGAACTTAGTGCGGTCGTACTCGTGTTCGTTACTGCGATAGGCCTAAGGCAGTGGGGCACCACAATCACATTATTCCTCTTGTGGATCCCAAGCCAAAAATAAGAATCCATTCTGGTCGGTCGATCACCTGAATTTTTCAGGGATAACGCTGTGCTGTGATATCATTGTTATGATTAGAGACTGCAATTATGGGCTAGAACTTAGAGCCGACATACTTGAGAACAATACATTTTGGGTTTTTCTAAGTTTCATTGCTTCTCCATTGCGAACTTGTCTGTTCATCCAGCGTGGCAATTCATCTCCACTCAGCCATATTTGGAAATATGGTTATGGACTAGTGAGCAGCTAGACATCAACTAGTGGAACGCAGCCTCTGCAAAGCCCAATGTTCACCATACTAGATAATGTTCTAGAAGGTTTTAGTTCATTACCAGCGAGGTTGTAGGAGCACCCTATGTAAATCATAGGAAGTAGGAGATGCGAATCTTTTCCCACCAAAGACAATGCTTCAAGGACCGTGTTTTTACTTCTGGAAAGACATATTGTTGAATCCTGGGAGGTTAGAAGAAATTAACTACCAGTTGGGAGAGATAATCAGCTGAATGTCATTGGCAAGATCGAAAGTGTAAAGCTACTATTTGTTTCGGACAACGTAGAGACCCATCCTTGCTTAGGCAACAGCAAACAAGCGTTGCTCTGACCTTTCGCTATCTGACTGGTCTCCCGGAAGCTCGTATCACCTTGATGTGGTAACTCTTGATTCGCCAAGGCGCTTGTCATCAAAGAAGCGTCGTATTCGGTTAAGGCTTCACTGTCACAGAAGTCAAGCTCTACCTACTGGTATCAGGCTTTAGGTAATACCATCTCGTCGGGGACTTCTCAAGCATACTTCACTCTTCCACA
This Aspergillus flavus chromosome 1, complete sequence DNA region includes the following protein-coding sequences:
- a CDS encoding uncharacterized protein (domain of unknown function-domain containing protein), which encodes MAPASELPKRDSDQLIPIRTQKKGPDDWKGLTDSKERRRRQNRINQRAYRQRKRAEKLGLPINAEGAESSTASSSSSSSQSPPTTALTTRSNCPTPDQTAALLDLFSKTAYQSYILGSPTSDHLLTLAKVNVFRAFASIMSTLGMPKHHEWMDDDAISPFTLLRPGFTTPSTIPLTLRPTKLQQSIPHHPWLDFFPHPRMRDNLIRAGDFDDEQLCMDIMGFWDMSTESCGLLVWGDPQDLGNWEVSEEFIRKWPWVVGGCAELLVSTNRWRAMRGEKLIFRYL
- a CDS encoding sterigmatocystin biosynthesis dehydrogenase stcV, producing MGFPTAPKPKTLLGLHRILSPSAGVKVSPICLGGISIGNEWRFYTGKNEEPFKLLDVFYDMGGNFIDTASNYNNQMSETLIGQWMEERGVRDQMVIATKYTAGYRAFSEDPEPLQTNFTGNSAKSMHVSVRDSLKKLRTDYIDLLYVHWWDYATPVEEVMRGLHVLVMQGKVLYLGISNTPAWIVVKANAYAKQHGLTPFSVYQGNWNAAFRDMEGDVIPMCEDQDMAIVSYGSLGTGALLTVQQRKEREADPDAPMGSVSDIALKTSEVLEKIADRKGTTLQAIALAYLFHQSTFVFPIVGVNTVEHIKAMPDALKVKLSKEEIDDIHEASPYSPGYPMTFTQYMQPVKYDLSWTPADNQQYQMSAWIDAPPKRLPYQPKTE
- a CDS encoding sterol glucosyltransferase, which encodes MASKPLQRSKSDDLAEIVDAPPPYTLIAEAGSSTVQDDGRIDVDLDSPAARTALKFIPRLGEDDIISPPPTYSRPVECDIKLNIVIHVVGSRGDVQPFIALGNELQNHGHRVRLATHDVFDSFVRKSGLEFYPIGGDPAELMAFMVKNPGLIPNMKSLKAGEISRKRVMVREMLEGCWKSCIEDDPRTGAPFVTDAIIANPPSFAHVHCAQALGVPLHLMFTMPWSSTSEYPHPLANLKYSGNNASFANAVSYGVVEWMTWQGLGDVINDWRETIDLERVPLTEGPSLVQTLKVPFTYCWSPALVPKPKDWPSYIDVCGFFFRELPIYTPSSELDAFLRDGPPPVYIGFGSIVIDDPPRLTSILEEAVRAVGVRAIISRGWSKLGGSSSKDILYIGDCPHEWLFQNVSAVVHHGGAGTTACGLRFGKPTAIVPFFGDQPFWGKMIAASGAGPEPIPQKSLTAENLAEAIQYCLTPQAKEAAKDISNKMQYEAGVKAAVESFHRNLPLDRMRCQVIPDQPASWIYKKSAKPVFLSKLAAQILLDHLRIESKNLQSHEIRPIIITNRRYDPITSTTSATIGYGTDMLRATSDMFLKPYQELKSRSNTTTPAATNTEDPLSKVDSQTTTASGKNKVDWDATGAAIGAGAAGFGKFMKHVYKGVIVDIPLAATEGLRAVPRLYGEEVEDYAVRDWKSGAIAGGKNFTQGMREGFTDIFTQTHKGAKEEGAVGMAKGFLKGTLSIGTKVPSGRLVLSFLKKLADPWVAALGLVAYPAHGITKSLHTVIRSKTRKQIVQARLREGQYIARKVAKPGIDHALVMQTFDALKNADTS